Proteins encoded in a region of the Raphanus sativus cultivar WK10039 chromosome 8, ASM80110v3, whole genome shotgun sequence genome:
- the LOC108822983 gene encoding F-box protein SKIP16 — protein sequence MGLEEAGDLVLHIILSKIGPENTARVACVSKRLKVSASEDSLWSIFSSHDLNISTPLGPHGDPSPSFKAAYQSWRESFRMYPWHLVKRVGRCWDNLKRWLRLNFPEAEATLRKGATEEDLEEFESALKVKLPLPTRLLYRFVDGQEPSSSSNGLIGGYSVYSHEVNVYLLPLKEVIRETNETMSDLFGISNGSNYIVVAASATASLKLFFLDCTDGQLYTGTSTRQMLPCVPESLVRSVHDVDGDQQQDAMLLWLEEHGRRLQTGVIKVREEEKIKSISLFPEVSPLCSVAVTNGVQVRASSVFIPEVSNLRGQPPAYWYAYSIRMSLVPEGCFLNGRHHSSCQLYWRHWIIRADDEVIDKVNGEAVIGKYPLLQAEEEEFVYESCSSFPTTSGSIEGSFTFVPGSLRDPKGSQFEVKVEEFPLKLPDYIF from the exons ATGGGTCTAGAGGAAGCTGGAGATTTGGTTCTCCACATCATCCTATCCAAAATCGGACCTGAGAACACAGCGAGAGTGGCTTGTGTCAGCAAACGCCTCAAGGTCTCCGCCTCCGAGGACTCCCTCTGGTCCATCTTCTCTTCCCATGATCTCAACATCTCTACTCCTCTCGGTCCCCATGGAGATCCTTCTCCTTCCTTCAAG GCGGCATATCAGTCATGGAGGGAGTCCTTTAGAATGTATCCATGGCATCTCGTCAAGCGCGTTGGACGTTGCTGGGACAACCTCAAACGATGGTTGAGGTTAAACTTCCCTGAGGCAGAGGCAACGCTGAGGAAAGGAGCCACAGAGGAGGATCTTGAAGAGTTTGAGTCTGCTCTCAAGGTCAAACTTCCTCTCCCCACAAGGCTTCTCTACCGTTTCGTCGATGGCCAAGAGCCTTCTTCATCCTCCAATGGCCTTATTGGTGGCTATTCTGTGTACTCTCATGAAGTTAATGTCTACTTGCTACCTCTCAAGGAAGTTATAAGGGAGACCAACGAAACCATGAGCGATCTGTTCGGTATCTCTAACGGATCCAACTACATCGTTGTGGCTGCATCCGCAACGGCtagtttgaaattgtttttcctAGACTGCACTGACGGACAGCTTTACACCGGGACGAGTACACGCCAGATGCTTCCTTGTGTGCCTGAATCTTTGGTTAGGTCGGTTCATGATGTGGACGGTGATCAGCAACAGGACGCTATGCTGCTTTGGTTGGAAGAACATGGCAGGAGGTTACAGACGGGTGTTATAAAAGTCCGTGAGGAAGAGAAGATCAAAAGTATCAGTTTGTTCCCGGAGGTTTCTCCCTTGTGTTCTGTCGCTGTAACTAACGGTGTGCAG GTACGTGCGTCGTCTGTGTTTATCCCGGAAGTATCTAATCTTCGTGGTCAGCCACCTGCTTACTGGTATGCGTATTCCATCCGCATGTCTCTCGTGCCAGAAGGGTGTTTCTTGAACGGGAGACACCATAGCTCTTGCCAACTGTATTGGAGGCATTGGATTATCAGAGCAGATGATGAGGTGATAGATAAAGTCAATGGAGAAGCTGTGATAGGAAAG TACCCTCTCTTACAAGCCGAGGAAGAAGAGTTTGTGTATGAGAGTTGTTCAAGTTTTCCAACAACTAGTGGATCCATTGAAGGATCTTTCACCTTTGTGCCTGGAAG TTTGAGAGATCCAAAAGGGAGTCAATTCGAAGTCAAAGTGGAAGAGTTTCCTCTGAAGTTACCAGACTACATCTTCTAA
- the LOC108822984 gene encoding rho-N domain-containing protein 1, chloroplastic-like: MAGTFQLAYVPGYTLSDSSRGFSNSAVVLTKTTARFPSSSCLDHKLTGRLKCAAPNSRRPFVCRSSSDGYRERFEKWLHTHGISYSGKEEWLRRFQIYKTNLQHIDHHNSLNLSYKLTDNEFADLTEAEFSARYCGAKTPSLRSNRLVCDAAAEMHDEPEDELQAEPEIVSEYDEHESDFDSEPGPLTAILEPEEDDDVTLDVLSDDEEVDDEAVESENSSLERDSERETALRERFEKWCQTHGVVYGGKEEWLRRFEIYKTNLQHIDYHNSLNLSSKLTDNKFADLTEAEFRARYCGARVKTPEVVSEYEKHDESDFDSEHGPVTAILEPESELQLDSHQEEEEEEDVTLDVLSDDDESLDEKVEEDAVEES; the protein is encoded by the exons ATGGCAGGAACTTTCCAGCTCGCCTATGTCCCTG GTTACACACTTTCAGACAGCAGCAGGGGCTTCTCTAATTCTGCTGttgttttgacaaaaacaacTGCTAGATTTCCTTCCTCCTCCTGTCTGGATCACAAACTAACTGGACGTCTTAAATGTGCTGCCCCCAATAGTCGTCGTCCCTTTGTTTGCCGATCGAGTTCTGATGGCTATAGGGAACGGTTCGAGAAGTGGCTTCACACCCACGGCATCTCATACAGTGGAAAAGAGGAGTGGTTGCGACGCTTTCAGATTTACAAGACTAATCTCCAGCATATAGACCACCACAACTCCCTCAACTTGTCCTATAAGCTAACCGACAACGAGTTTGCGGACTTGACCGAGGCTGAGTTTAGCGCACGTTATTGTGGGGCGAAGACGCCTTCCTTGAGGTCAAACAGGCTGGTTTGCGACGCAGCAGCAGAGATGCATGATGAACCTGAAGACGAACTTCAGGCTGAGCCCGAGATTGTGTCTGAGTACGACGAACATGAATCTGACTTTGATTCAGAACCTGGCCCTCTGACAGCTATTCTTGAGCCAGAGGAGGATGATGATGTTACGTTAGATGTTTTATCAGATGATGAAGAGGTTGATGATGAAGCTGTGGAGAGTGAGAATTCAAGTCTCGAAAGAGACAGTGAAAGAGAAACCGCCTTGAGGGAACGGTTCGAGAAGTGGTGTCAAACCCACGGCGTCGTATACGGAGGAAAAGAGGAGTGGTTGCGACGGTTTGAGATTTACAAGACTAATCTCCAGCATATAGACTACCACAACTCCCTCAACTTGTCCTCTAAGCTAACCGACAACAAGTTTGCGGACTTGACCGAGGCTGAGTTTAGGGCACGTTATTGTGGGGCGAGGGTGAAGACGCCTGAGGTTGTGTCTGAGTACGAGAAACATGATGAATCTGACTTTGATTCAGAACATGGCCCTGTGACAGCTATTCTGGAGCCAGAGTCAGAGCTGCAGTTAGACTCACAccaagaagaggaggaggaggaggatgttACGTTAGATGTTTTATCAGATGATGATGAGTCTCTAGATGAAAAGGTTGAGGAAGACGCTGTGGAAGAAAGCTGA
- the LOC108821172 gene encoding uncharacterized protein LOC108821172 has protein sequence MKNLVYGRITYLHSVKGAEMAPTMGAHDNNTLLVRKLPDVDTRYVSVGDAVVLKDPNETHKYLVRRLAALEGSEMVSSDEKEEPFVLEKDQCWVVADNQEKSKEAYDSRTFGPVSLADIVGRAIYCMRTAVDHGPVSNSEFSMQEDSPILAVELDVDELAKDHKA, from the exons ATGAAGAACCTAGTCTATGGAAGGATCACCTACTTGCATTCAGTTAAAGGAGCAGAGATGGCCCCAACCATGGGAGCACATGATAACAACACACTCCTTGTCCGTAAGCTACCTGATGTTGATACAAG gTATGTTTCCGTTGGAGATGCTGTTGTCTTGAAAGACCCGAATGAGACACATAAGTATCTAGTCAGAAGACTAGCAGCTTTAGAAGGATCTGAAATGGTATCAAGCGATGAGAAGGAGGAGCCTTTTGTTCTCGAAAAGGATCAGTGCTGGGTCGTAGCTGATAACCAAGAGAAATCTAAG GAAGCATATGATAGTAGAACATTTGGTCCGGTTTCACTGGCGGACATAGTAGGAAGAGCTATATATTGTATGAGGACAGCTGTGGATCATGGTCCAGTAAGTAACAG TGAATTTTCCATGCAAGAGGATTCTCCAATCCTGGCGGTAGAACTTGACGTTGATGAATTGGCTAAAGACCACAAGGCCTAG
- the LOC130498301 gene encoding TOM1-like protein 2, whose protein sequence is MDKLKIAEWGEKLKTGGAQMSRMVSEKFKDILQAPTLESKMVDEATLETLEEPNWGMNMRICAQINSQEFNAAEIVRAIKRKISGNNKSPVSQRLSLELLEACAMNCERIFSEVASEGVLDEMVWLVKNGEADSENRSRAFQLIRAWGRSKDLAYLPVFKQTYMSLEGENGLNARNEENPVAGQSSLESLMQRPVPVPPPGSYPVPPNQEQARGDHDGGLLDYNFGNLSIKDKKEQIEITRNSLELLSSMLNTDGKPNHTEDELTVSLMEKCKQSQPLIQMIIESTTDDESVLFEALHLNDELQRVLSIYDETKKKALSVVDQESSGSKDAGGPKPTEEHLVKQKDEHPESPGSSNKTGKEDKQVKIELGLSSDEDEK, encoded by the exons ATGGACAAATTGAAGATAGCTGAGTGGGGAGAGAAGCTGAAGACAGGAGGAGCTCAGATGAGCAGGATGGTGAGCGAGAAGTTCAAAGACATCCTCCAAGCTCCGACCCTGGAATCAAAAATGGTTGACGAAGCAACTCTCGAGACTCTCGAGGAGCCTAACTGGGGAATGAACATGAGGATATGCGCTCAGATCAACAGCCAGGAGTTCAACGCCGCCGAGATCGTCAGAGCCATCAAGAGGAAGATCTCTGGTAATAACAAAAGCCCCGTGAGCCAGAGGCTGAGCCTTGAGCTTCTCGAGGCTTGTGCTATGAACTGTGAGAGGATTTTCTCTGAAGTTGCTTCTGAGGGTGTTCTTGATGAGATGGTTTGGTTGGTTAAGAACGGTGAAGCTGATTCCGAGAACAGGAGCAGAGCTTTTCAGCTTATTAGAGCTTGGGGACGGTCTAAAGATCTTGCTTATCTTCCTGTTTTCAAGCAGACTTATATG AGCCTGGAGGGAGAGAATGGTTTGAACGCTCGTAACGAGGAGAATCCAGTGGCGGGACAGAGTTCTCTGGAGTCTCTCATGCAACGCCCTGTTCCAGTTCCTCCACCTGGTAGCTATCCGGTTCCTCCTAATCAAGAACAGGCTCGTGGGGACCATGATGGTGGTCTTCTTGACTATAACTTTGGGAACTTATCGATCAAGGATAAGAAAGAACAGATTGAGATTACACGGAACAGCCTCGAGTTGCTCTCTAGCATGTTGAACACTGATGGAAAGCCGAATCACACAGAG GACGAGCTAACAGTAAGCCTGATGGAGAAATGCAAGCAGTCACAACCGTTGATTCAAATGATCATAGAGAGCACAACAGACGATGAGAGTGTTCTTTTTGAGGCTCTGCATCTGAACGATGAGCTCCAACGCGTTCTATCCATTTACGATGAAACTAAGAAGAAGGCGTTGTCCGTGGTGGACCAAGAATCATCAGGAAGCAAAGATGCTGGTGGTCCGAAACCAACAGAAGAACATCTTGTGAAACAAAAGGATGAACATCCAGAATCACCAGGATCCTCCAACAAGACTGGTAAAGAAGATAAGCAGGTGAAAATAGAACTCGGGTTATCCAGTGATGAAGATGAGAAATGA
- the LOC108820587 gene encoding 110 kDa U5 small nuclear ribonucleoprotein component CLO, producing MDDSLYDEFGNYIGPEIESDRESDDEIEDEEFQDKQPEEDGSDGERGPGGSNGWITTINDVEMDNQIVLPEDKKYYPTAEEVYGEDVETLVMDEDEQPLEMPIIKPVRDVRFEVGVKDSTTYVSTQFLVGLMSNPALMRNVALVGHIQHGKTVFMDMLVEQTHHMSTFNAKNEKHMKYTDTRVDEQERNISIKAVPMSLVLEDSRSKSYLCNVIDTPGHVNFSDEMTASLRLSDGAVLIVDAAEGVMVNTERAIRHAIQDHLPIVVVINKVDRLITELKLPPRDAYYKLRHTIEVINNHISAASTTAGNLPLIDPAAGNVCFASGTAGWSFTLQSFAKLYSKLHGVDMDVDKFASKLWGDVYYHPDTRAFKRSPPVGGGERAFVQFILEPLYKIYSQVIGEHKKSVETTLAELGVTLSNSAYKLNVRPLLRLACSSVFGSSSGFTDMLVKHIPSPKEAAARKVDHAYTGPKDSAIYEAMVECDPSGPLMVNVTKLYPKSDTSVFDVFGRVYSGTLQTGQSVRVLGEGYSPEDEEDMTIKEVTKLWIYQARYRIPVSSAPPGSWVLIEGVDASIMKTATLCNENYDEDVFIFRALQFNTLPVVKTATEPLNPSELPKMVEGLRKISKSYPLAITKVEESGEHTILGTGELYLDSIMKDLRELYSEVEVKVADPVVSFCETVVESSSMKCFAETPNKKNKITMIAEPLDRGLAEDIENGVVSIDWNRKQLGDFFKTKYDWDLLAARSIWAFGPDKQGPNILLDDTLPTEVDKNLMMAVKDSIVQGFQWGAREGPLCDEPIRNVKFKIVDSWIAPEPLHRGSGQMIPTARRVAYSSFLMATPRLMEPVYYVEIQTPIDCVTAIYTVLSRRRGHVTSDVPQPGTPAYIVKAFLPVIESFGFETDLRYHTQGQAFCVSVFDHWAIVPGDPLDKSILLRPLEPAPIQHLAREFMVKTRRRKGMSEDVSGNKFFDEAMMVELAQQTGDMHLQMM from the exons ATGGATGATAGCTTGTATGATGAGTTTGGTAACTACATTGGACCTGAGATCGAGTCCGACAGAGAGAGTGATGACGAAATAGAAGACGAGGAGTTCCAGGATAAGCAGCCTGAAGAGGATGGATCAGATGGAGAGCGTGGGCCTGGGGGTTCTAACGGATGGATCACCACGATCAATGACGTGGAGATGGATAACCAGATTGTTCTCCCTGAGGATAAGAAGTACTATCCTACCGCGGAGGAAGTCTACGGGGAGGACGTTGAGACGTTAGTCATGGATGAGGATGAGCAGCCTCTCGAGATGCCGATTATCAAACCTGTCAGAGATGTCAGATTCGAGGTTGGGGTGAAGGATTCCACGACTTACGTGTCAACGCAGTTTCTCGTCGGCCTCATGTCTAATCCAGCGCTTATGAGGAATGTTGCTCTTGTGGGTCATATACAGCATGGGAAAACTGTCTTCATGGATATGTTGGTAGAGCAGACGCACCATATGTCTACTTTTAATGCTAAGAACGAGAAGCACATGAAGTATACAGATACAAGAGTTGATGAGCAGGAGAGGAACATTTCGATCAAGGCGGTTCCGATGTCGCTTGTCCTTGAGGACAGCAGGTCTAAATCATATCTGTGCAATGTCATAGATACTCCGGGTCATGTGAATTTCTCTGATGAAATGACTGCTTCTCTAAGACTCTCTGATGGTGCTGTTCTAATTGTTGACGCTGCTGAAGGAGTGATG GTGAACACTGAGAGGGCTATAAGACATGCAATCCAGGACCATCTTCCTATTGTTGTTGTGATCAACAAG GTTGACAGGCTTATTACCGAGCTCAAACTACCTCCAAGGGATGCTTATTACAAGCTGAGGCATACAATTGAAGTCATTAATAACCACATATCTGCTGCTTCGACGACTGCTGGAAACTTGCCCCTTATAGACCCTGCAGCTGGAAACGTGTGCTTTGCCAGTGGTACTGCCGGATGGTCCTTCACTCTGCAGTCTTTTGCTAAACTGTATTCGAAGCTTCATGGGGTGGACATGGACGTGGATAAGTTTGCATCTAAGCTTTGGGGAGATGTGTATTATCACCCTGATACTCGGGCGTTCAAGAGAAGTCCTCCAGTAGGTGGTGGGGAAAGAGCATTTGTTCAGTTTATTCTAGAGCCTCTATACAAGATATACAGTCAAGTGATAGGTGAGCATAAGAAGAGTGTAGAGACCACCCTTGCAGAACTGGGAGTGACCCTGAGTAATAGTGCATATAAGCTGAACGTCAGACCTCTACTTAGGTTAGCCTGTAGCTCAGTCTTTGGTTCGTCATCAGGCTTCACTGATATGTTGGTAAAGCACATTCCTTCTCCCAAAGAGGCTGCAGCTAGGAAAGTGGACCACGCATACACTGGACCCAAAGATTCTGCCATTTATGAAGCAATGGTAGAATGTGATCCGTCTGGACCTCTCATGGTTAATGTGACAAAGCTATACCCCAAATCAGATACTAGTGTGTTTGATGTATTCGGAAGAGTTTACAGCGGTACACTTCAAACAGGGCAAAGCGTACGTGTACTTGGAGAAGGGTATTCACCTGAAGATGAAGAGGACATGACTATCAAAGAGGTGACCAAGCTGTGGATATACCAAGCGAGGTATAGGATTCCTGTAAGCAGTGCCCCTCCCGGTTCATGGGTTCTGATTGAAGGCGTGGATGCGTCTATCATGAAGACGGCGACGCTCTGCAATGAGAACTACGATGAAGACGTCTTCATATTCCGGGCTCTCCAGTTTAATACTCTTCCAGTTGTCAAGACTGCTACTGAGCCTTTGAATCCTAGTGAGCTACCTAAAATGGTGGAAGGGCTTAGGAAGATTAGCAAAAGCTATCCCCTTGCGATTACCAAAGTTGAGGAGTCTGGTGAACATACTATTCTAGGCACAGGGGAGCTGTACCTGGATTCTATCATGAAGGACCTCAGGGAGCTCTATTCAGAGGTCGAAGTAAAG GTCGCAGATCCGGTTGTTTCCTTTTGTGAGACAGTGGTTGAATCTTCGTCGATGAAGTGTTTTGCTGAGACACCgaacaaaaagaacaaaataactATG ATCGCAGAGCCATTGGATAGAGGACTTGCAGAGGACATTGAGAATGGTGTCGTAAGCATTGACTGGAACAGAAAACAACTCGGGGACTTCTTCAAGACGAAATATGACTGGGATTTACTTGCAGCACGTTCCATTTGGGCGTTTGGCCCTGACAAACAG GGTCCGAATATTTTACTGGATGACACGCTCCCAACTGAGGTTGACAAGAACTTGATGATGGCAGTGAAAGACTCCATTGTTCAAGG GTTCCAGTGGGGGGCGCGAGAAGGACCACTGTGTGATGAGCCCATCAGGAATGTCAAGTTCAAGATTGTTGATTCCTGGATAGCACCAGAGCCATTGCACCGAGGATCTGGTCAGATGATTCCAACAGCACGTCGTGTTGCTTACTCATCCTTTCTCATGGCGACTCCGAGGCTCATGGAACCTGTCTACTATGTTGAG ATACAAACACCGATAGACTGCGTTACTGCCATCTACACTGTTCTGTCACGTAGGCGTGGCCACGTGACTTCGGATGTTCCTCAGCCTGGTACCCCTGCGTATATCGTGAAG GCTTTCCTGCCAGTGATAGAGTCATTCGGGTTTGAGACAGATCTCAGGTACCACACACAGGGACAAGCCTTCTGCGTATCAGTCTTTGATCACTGGGCCATAGTTCCTGGAGATCCTCTCGACAAATCAATCCTATTGCGCCCACTTGAGCCAGCTCCCATTCAGCACCTAGCTCGTGAGTTCATGGTCAAGACCCGCCGTAGAAAG GGAATGAGTGAGGACGTAAGCGGGAACAAGTTCTTCGATGAAGCCATGATGGTAGAGCTAGCGCAGCAGACGGGTGATATGCATCTCCAAATGATGTGA
- the LOC108820588 gene encoding transcription factor GTE4 has protein sequence MASEPVNGEATDGGAREKQKVKVYTRKGKGQRKFSPFFAFDGDSREKPEGKSENNRQSPPETLAQESEKSPVLEAAPPLETNSLGDAVSIVAKDSAAGDVSEKVIDKPLVEAFTQAEPQDDASLAAPTDKSVIQPVSDPLVQDDANTILGDKSGEVLSQSHRAQDDVNTVVVDENSIKESLAQEDVTAMIVDKKALEAPSETISAEDANTVVVVDKNPIEVSSDEDVHVVGADNLIKEAHPENAVARGATDAQHPAGVTSDSAQSIHATAAESMPMEEDVDGRRTKIHVPSKSKQEKEEIRKKLEDQLNVVRDLVKKIEDKEGEIGAYNDSRLLASTNTNNGGGRVLSGFASDGLPREVIRPPRPLNQLSISVMENNQGVHEHVEKEKRTPKANQFYRTSEFLLGDKLPPAESNKKSKSSGKKHGGEVGHGFGAGSKVFKNCSALLERLMKHKHGWVFNAPVDVKGLGLHDYFAIIEHPMDLGTVKSALTNNLYKSPREFAEDVRLTFHNAMTYNPPGQDVHIMAEVLLQMFEERWAVIEADYNRQMRFATSYEMNLPASTMRSRLGPTMPPPPISVSNTMDWSSLPSDLQHPKPTTTPGRTPTSATPSGRTPALKKPKANEPNKRDMTYEEKQKLSGQLQNLPPEKLDAIVQIVNKRNTAVKLRDEEIEVDIDSVDPETLWELDRFVTNYKKGLSKKKRRAELAIQARAEAEKNSQQQMAPAPVAREFSREGGNTAKKTLPTALPSQVEKQNNETSRSSSSSSSSSSSSSSSDSDSDSSSSSGS, from the exons ATGGCTTCAGAGCCTGTTAATGGAGAAGCAACCGATGGTGGAGCAAGAGAGAAGCAAAAGGTTAAAGTTTACACGAGGAAAGGTAAAGGTCAGAGGAAATTTTCACCCTTCTTTGCCTTTGATGGTGATAGCCGCGAGAAACCAGAGGGGAAATCAGAAAACAATCGTCAGAGTCCTCCTGAAACTCTTGCTCAAGAGTCTGAGAAGAGTCCTGTTCTTGAGGCTGCTCCTCCTCTCGAGACCAATTCTCTGGGAGACGCTGTGTCCATTGTAGCTAAAGACTCAGCTGCTGGTGATGTTTCTGAGAAGGTGATTGACAAGCCTCTTGTTGAAGCATTTACTCAAGCCGAACCTCAGGATGATGCTAGTTTGGCAGCCCCTACTGATAAGAGCGTTATTCAACCTGTCTCTGATCCTTTGGTTCAGGATGATGCGAACACTATTCTTGGTGACAAGTCTGGGGAAGTACTCTCTCAAAGCCACAGAGCTCAAGATGATGTCAATACAGTGGTTGTTGATGAGAACTCTATCAAGGAAAGCCTTGCTCAAGAAGATGTTACTGCCATGATTGTTGACAAGAAGGCTCTTGAAGCACCTTCTGAGACCATATCTGCGGAAGATGCCAatactgttgttgttgttgacaaGAATCCCATTGAAGTTTCTTCTGATGAAGATGTTCATGTGGTTGGTGCAGATAACCTAATAAAAGAAGCCCATCCTGAAAACGCTGTTGCAAGAGGTGCCACTGATGCCCAACATCCAGCAGGTGTTACATCTGATTCTGCTCAGAGCATCCATGCTACTGCTGCTGAAAGCATGCCAATGGAAGAGGACGTAGATGGACGACGCACAAAGATACATGTACCCTCCAAGTCGAAGCAAGAGAAAGAGGAGATTAGGAAGAAGCTCGAAGATCAGCTTAACGTGGTCAGAGATTTGGTAAAGAAGATAGAGGACAAAGAGGGGGAGATTGGTGCATATAATGACTCTCGGCTTTTGGCTAGCACTAATACTAATAACGGAGGAGGAAGGGTCCTTTCAGGGTTCGCATCTGATGGACTTCCTCGTGAGGTCATCAGACCACCAAGGCCTTTAAATCAACTAAGTATATCAGTGATGGAGAATAATCAGGGAGTCCATGAGCATGTGGAGAAAGAGAAAAGAACACCTAAGGCAAATCAGTTTTATAGAACTTCAGAGTTTTTACTTGGTGACAAGTTGCCTCCCGCAGAGAGTAACAAGAAATCAAAATCAAGTGGAAAGAAGCACGGAGGGGAGGTTGGGCATGGTTTTGGTGCAGGCTCTAAAGTTTTCAAGAATTGCAGTGCTCTTCTAGAAAGGCTGATGAAGCATAAGCATGGCTGGGTGTTCAATGCTCCTGTAGACGTGAAGGGTCTTGGTTTGCATGATTACTTCGCCATTATCGAACACCCTATGGATTTGGGAACGGTCAAGTCAGCGTTAACAAATAATCTGTACAAGTCGCCAAGAGAATTTGCAGAGGATGTCAGACTTACTTTCCACAATGCCATGACATACAACCCACCAGGACAAGATGTCCATATAATGGCGGAAGTGCTCTTACAGATGTTTGAGGAAAGGTGGGCTGTCATAGAGGCAGATTATAATCGTCAAATGAGATTTGCCACTAGTTATGAGATGAATCTTCCAGCTTCTACAATGAGGTCTAGATTGGGTCCTACAATGCCGCCACCGCCTATCAGTGTGAGTAATACAATGGATTGGAGTAGTCTCCCTTCTGACTTGCAGCACCCAAAACCAACAACAACGCCTGGCAGAACACCGACCAGTGCAACACCTTCTGGAAGGACACCTGCTCTGAAGAAGCCAAAGGCAAACGAACCAAATAAAAGAGATATGACGTACGAAGAGAAGCAGAAGCTTAGCGGCCAGTTGCAGAATTTGCCTCCGGAAAAACTAGATGCGATTGTACAAATTGTTAACAAGAGGAACACTGCTGTGAAGCTACGGGATGAAGAAATTGAAGTAGACATTGATAGTGTTGATCCGGAGACTCTGTGGGAGTTGGACAGATTTGTAACCAACTACAAAAAGGGATTGAgcaagaaaaagagaagagcTGAGTTAGCCATTCAAGCTAGAGCAGAAGCCGAGAAAAACAGCCAACAACAAATG GCTCCAGCACCGGTGGCACGTGAGTTTTCTAGGGAAGGTGGCAACACAG cTAAAAAGACGCTCCCTACAGCATTACCTTCTCAAGTGGAGAAACAAAACAACGAGACAAGCAGATCAAGTAGTTCAAGCAGCTCTTCCAGTAGTTCCAGCTCTTCTAGTG ATTCTGACAGCGATAGCTCTTCGTCATCTGGATCATGA
- the LOC130498615 gene encoding uncharacterized protein LOC130498615 yields the protein MVRMLIHIRPFPTTSLSRSLTVLSSFSSTSSPTQQHKRWSGLDNWRNSPINDLRLWGPNGPLLPSSSSDSTSSTFNGLVSAAPSLADLGALVLSTPDPLSKSHISHLAFSRWRCSENNLPVGSISHLPSSPARPPKPLLVPTNEVPSPKDSALPLNAYMLHTLAHIELNAIDLAWDTVARFSPFFHVLGRDFFDDFAHVADDESRHFMWCSQRLAELGFKYGDIPANNLLMRECENTSSNVAARLAVIPLVQEARGLDAGPRLVKRLMGFGDHRTSKIVETIADEEIAHVAVGVDWFLSVCQKMNRAPCPTFKDLIKEYGAELRGPFNHSAREIAGIPRDWYDSSCGTEVDECSNKQSDKEQLSAVYDRLTHIISMESENSSLERPAK from the exons atgGTTAGAATGTTGATTCACATCCGTCCCTTCCCGACCACTTCTCTGTCTCGTTCTCTCActgttctctcttctttctcctccACTTCTTCTCCGACACAGCAACACAAGCGTTGGTCTGGTCTCGACAACTGGAGAAACAGCCCCATCAACGACCTCCGTCTCTGGGGACCTAACGGTCCtctccttccttcttcttcttctgactccacctcctccaccttCAACGGTCTAGTCTCCGCTGCCCCTTCTCTCGCTGACCTCGGAGCTCTCGTCCTCTCAACACCCGACCCTCTCTCAAAATCCCACATCTCACACTTAGCTTTCTCCCGTTGGCGCTGCAGTGAGAATAATCTCCCCGTTGGCTCCATCTCTCACCTCCCTTCCTCTCCCGCTCGCCCTCCCAAACCTCTCCTT GTTCCGACCAACGAAGTGCCAAGTCCGAAAGACTCAGCGCTTCCTCTCAACGCCTATATGCTTCACACCCTCGCTCACATCGAGCTCAACGCTATCGACTTGGCTTGGGACACTGTTGCTCGCTTCTCCCCTTTCTTCCACGTTCTCGGTCGCGACTTCTTCGATGACTTCGCTCATGTTGCTGATGATGAGAGTCGACACTTCATGTGGTGTTCTCAGAGACTCGCTGAGCTTGGTTTCAA GTATGGAGATATACCGGCTAATAATTTGTTGATGAGGGAATGCGAGAATACATCAAGCAATGTCGCTGCTCGCTTGGCTGTTATCCCTCTTGTTCAG GAGGCTAGAGGACTAGATGCTGGACCTAGGTTGGTCAAAAGATTGATGGGGTTTGGAGATCATAGGACTTCTAAAATAGTGGAAACGATTGCTGACGAGGAAATTGCACATGTGGCTGTTGGTGTAGACTGGTTTCTCTCTGTGTGTCAAAAGATGAACCGTGCTCCTTGCCCTACGTTTAAAG ATTTGATTAAAGAGTATGGTGCTGAGTTAAGGGGACCTTTTAACCACTCAGCTCGGGAGATAGCTGGCATTCCCCGAGATTG GTATGATTCATCATGTGGCACCGAAGTGGATGAATGCAGCAACAAACAGAGTGACAAGGAGCAACTTTCTGCG GTTTACGATAGGCTCACGCACATAATCTCAATGGAGAGTGAGAATTCAAGTCTCGAACGGCCAGCCAAATGA